In Synechococcus sp. PCC 6312, one genomic interval encodes:
- the larB gene encoding nickel pincer cofactor biosynthesis protein LarB produces MGNPDTLRELLTAVAQGWVSPDQAWDKLKYLAYEPVGNFAKLDHHRAIRTGFPEVIWGPGKTTAQLIEIFQAMRAHHPCVMATRITAEVFAELNTTLRDLYYFPAARICSTTDVAMPRFPGTIGLLAAGTADLSVAEEAAITAGLHGFAIQRFWDVGVAGIHRLLSIREQLNQAQVLIVVAGMEGALASVVAGLVDVPVIAVPTSIGYGASFGGLAPLLTMLNSCAPGIGVVNIDNGFGAAVLAGQIIRAATKLPH; encoded by the coding sequence ATGGGTAATCCAGATACATTGCGCGAGTTACTCACGGCTGTAGCCCAAGGATGGGTGTCTCCAGACCAGGCCTGGGATAAGCTGAAATATTTAGCCTACGAACCAGTGGGAAATTTTGCCAAGCTGGATCATCATCGGGCCATCCGTACAGGCTTTCCCGAAGTGATTTGGGGGCCGGGTAAAACAACTGCCCAACTGATTGAGATTTTCCAGGCCATGCGCGCCCATCATCCCTGTGTCATGGCGACGCGAATTACGGCTGAGGTTTTTGCGGAACTCAATACGACCTTACGCGATCTTTATTATTTTCCGGCAGCTCGGATTTGTAGTACCACAGATGTAGCTATGCCTAGATTTCCGGGAACTATTGGCCTGTTAGCTGCCGGAACCGCAGATTTATCTGTAGCCGAGGAAGCCGCCATCACTGCTGGTTTACATGGGTTTGCCATTCAGCGGTTTTGGGATGTAGGGGTGGCCGGAATTCACCGCCTCTTGAGTATTCGGGAGCAGTTAAACCAGGCCCAGGTGTTGATTGTGGTGGCGGGGATGGAGGGGGCCTTAGCCAGTGTTGTAGCTGGATTGGTGGATGTGCCAGTGATTGCGGTACCAACCAGTATTGGCTATGGGGCCAGTTTTGGCGGGTTGGCCCCGTTATTGACGATGTTAAACTCCTGTGCGCCAGGGATTGGGGTTGTCAATATTGACAATGGCTTTGGGGCAGCGGTCTTGGCGGGACAAATTATCCGAGCGGCAACGAAGCTCCCTCATTGA
- a CDS encoding twin-arginine translocase TatA/TatE family subunit, whose amino-acid sequence MFNLGWPEVAIAVVVAIIIFGPQKLPELGRALAKSLLGFKSEIQPGPTSKPDDPA is encoded by the coding sequence ATGTTTAATTTGGGTTGGCCCGAGGTGGCGATTGCGGTGGTGGTGGCGATTATTATCTTTGGGCCGCAGAAGCTTCCTGAACTGGGGCGAGCCTTAGCAAAGTCGTTATTAGGCTTTAAATCAGAAATTCAACCAGGCCCCACCAGTAAACCTGATGATCCCGCCTAA